A window of the Henckelia pumila isolate YLH828 chromosome 3, ASM3356847v2, whole genome shotgun sequence genome harbors these coding sequences:
- the LOC140889087 gene encoding uncharacterized protein produces MEKHPRKKRQEVSAIIQRNVPTKFKDRGMFSIPCKIGDIQLDKAMLDLGASINVMPYSVYASLKLGPLNETTVVVQMADKSTIFPRGVLEDVLVQVGKLVFPTDFYVLDMKNSDLNSPILLGRPFMKTLKAIIDVNNGTLTMEFDGEIAKFHIFGTLKIPGCESVVNNIDINDHLSQEHTKDVNEDKLKEVIAQPAKNSFADI; encoded by the exons ATGGAGAAGCATCCAAggaagaagcgccaagag GTTTCTGCCATAATTCAAAGAAATGTACCTACAAAATTCAAGGATCGAGGCATGTTTTCTATTCCTTGTAAGATAGGAGATATTCAGCTTGATAAAGCCATGCTAGACTTAGGAGCGTCGATTAATGTCATGCCATATTCTGTTTATGCCTCTTTAAAACTAGGGCCCTTGAATGAGACTACAGTTGTTGTTCAGATGGCTGATAAATCTACTATTTTTCCTAGAGGAGTGTTAGAGGATGTTCTTGTGCAAGTTGGTAAATTGGTTTTTCCtactgatttttatgtgcttgacATGAAAAACAGTGATTTGAATAGTCCAATTTTGCTAGGAAGACCATTTATGAAAACTTTGAAGGCTATCATTGATGTTAACAATGGCACTCTCACTATGGAGTTTGATGGGGAGATTGCtaagtttcatatttttggCACCCTGAAAATTCCTGGctgtgaaagtgttgttaataatATTGATATCAATGATCACTTGTCACAAGAACACACGAAGGATGTGAATGAGGATAAGTTGAAGGAAGTTATTGCACAACCTGCTAAAAATTCTTTTGCTGATATCTAA